The Eurosta solidaginis isolate ZX-2024a chromosome 4, ASM4086904v1, whole genome shotgun sequence genome includes a window with the following:
- the XRCC1 gene encoding DNA repair protein XRCC1: MITGIDIGNEFSAFVEVLVGKTSSTNNFTEILVTCSFMTPIESKNSTNPNRVRCFNKESLVPTAACEKWKFIKIICTQPFNKHIQYGISFIKIHVAESEHENSKKSFANDIKVEDSNTSLNFSQLGKFKLREESPDSDSESSTSLFKRWKASERSHEQNLKHDATASTSGVSSHRNIAIMDDAQQQQHAHLVGSSAAVSTSIKLGRSGNKAEENDKPLLKQKNPIDVLDRNREDLAFGNDDVSDNQEVNKKRRKLLESIELERQQLRLQAEKTKDRNEPKKAKGNAAQNECKTSTKKRFEEMVRSEPVNNMPTLPNNEKTAPSQKCSTQNESNMTSNASTNVITGVFRPFNQLLKGTILVISGIQNPERSNLRDKALAMGAKYRADWESGCTHLICAFKNTPKYNQVKGKGKIVTRAWVEDCYRQKKKLPWRRYALDSSDLNQPDSEDEILDESLRPVEATSINDIHKKADSSVAYSNSNDVKSFIVTSGSDTEDEIQKVLKNNNSSQDQRNGKNTTKRTVFDVTTEEEEFLAKKAKLNTTSKNGGFFKGVKFFICDDIKPAEWKRLENLLQINGGSIMSDENEAKYLITNGQTTSKSSSTDRMLVKPDWIYECNDMEIEVSIKKFLL, translated from the exons ATGATTACAGGTATTGATATTGGAAATGAATTTTCCGCTTTTGTTGAAGTTTTGGTAGGGAAGACAAGCAGTACAAATAACTTTACG GAAATTTTGGTGACATGCTCATTTATGACACCAATAGAGAGTAAAAACTCAACAAACCCAAATCGTGTACGTTGCTTCAATAAAGAATCTTTAGTACCTACCGCGGCGTGTGAAAAGTGGAAGTTTATCAAAATTATATGTACTCAACCTTTTAACAAACACATTCAATATGGTATTTcctttattaaaatacatgtTGCTGAATCGGAGCATGAAAACAGCAAAAAATCATTTGCAAACGACATCAAAGTTGAGGATTCAAATACCTCTCTGAATTTTTCACAACTAGGTAAATTTAAATTGCGTGAAGAATCTCCGGACTCGGATTCAGAGAGTTCAACGTCTTTATTTAAACGTTGGAAAGCTTCTGAAAGGAGTCatgaacaaaatttaaaacatgATGCAACTGCGAGTACCAGTGGAGTCTCTTCTCACCGTAACATTGCCATTATGGAcgatgcacaacaacaacaacatgcacatTTAGTTGGATCAAGTGCCGCTGTGTCAACATCTATTAAACTAGGTCGATCAGGGAACAAAGCTGAGGAAAATGATAAACCATTGCTTAAACAAAAAAATCCAATCGATGTTTTAGATCGAAATAGAGAAGATCTTGCATTTGGTAATGATGATGTTAGTGACAATCAAGAGGTAAATAAAAAAAGGCGCAAATTGTTAGAATCTATAGAGCTTGAACGTCAACAATTACGGCTTCAAGCAGAGAAAACTAAAGATCGCAATGAACCAAAGAAAGCAAAAGGAAATGCAGCACAAAATGAATGTAAAACTTCCACAAAAAAACGTTTTGAAGAGATGGTACGCAGTGAACCTGTGAATAATATGCCAACACTGCCCAACAACGAAAAAACAGCCCCATCCCAAAAGTGTTCTACACAGAACGAAAGCAATATGACAAGTAACGCATCAACGAACGTGATAACTGGTGTGTTTCGACCATTTAATCAACTATTGAAAGGAACGATTTTGGTGATCAGTGGAATACAA AACCCTGAACGATCAAACCTCCGTGATAAAGCTTTAGCAATGGGAGCCAAATACCGGGCAGATTGGGAATCTGGTTGTACTCATTTAAT ATGTGCTTTCAAAAATACACCAAAATATAATCAAGTGAAGGGAAAAGGTAAAATAGTTACTCGTGCGTGGGTAGAAGATTGCTACAGACAGAAGAAAAAATTGCCTTGGCGTAGATATGCATTGGATAGCAGTGATCTTAATCAACCCGACAGTGAGGATGAGATACTTGACGAATCACTAAGACCCGTTGAGGCAACTAGTATTAATGATATCCACAAAAAAGCTGATTCGAGTGTGGCATATTCAAACTCCAATGATGTAAAATCTTTTATAGTTACATCTGGAAGTGATACAGAAGATGAGatacaaaaagttttgaaaa ATAATAATTCATCCCAAGATCAGAGAAATGGAAAGAACACGACGAAAAGAACTGTTTTTGATGTTACCACCGAAGAAGAGGAGTTTTTGGCAAAGAAGGCAAAATTAAATACAACATCAAAAAATGGAGGATTCTTCAAAGGTGTAAAGTTTTTTATTTGTGATGATATAAAACCTGCAGAATGGAAGAGACTTGAAAATTTACTACAAATAAATGGAGGCTCTATCATGAGTGATGAAAACGAAGCAAAGTATTTGATAACAAATGGCCAAACCACAAGTAAATCTAGTTCAACAGATAGAATGCTTGTTAAACCAGATTGGATTTATGAATGTAATGATATGGAAATAGaggtttcaataaaaaaatttcttttataa